The DNA window CGACGCATTCATCCAAACCCTTGAAGACCGCAAGTTTTTTGCAGCCCACGTTTCGCTGACGCCGTCTGAAGTCGTCAACCCTCACCTGACCGCGACGACGCTTCCCAACAAGGCCGAATTGAAGGCCGCCCAGAAAGCCGCCAAGGCGCAGAAGCCGGCGAAGGTCGCCGATGCGCCGCTGGTTCGATCAACCGATCTCGTCGGCGAATGGGAAGGCCACATCAAGGTGAAGTACTTCCTTTTCAGCAAGAAGTACGACTTTGACATGAGCATCTTCCACCAGACCGACAACAGCATCTCCGGCCGGATCGAGATCGACGGGCACGATTTCGAGGGGACGTTTTACGGAAAGATCAACGAGAAGAATGGCCGGTTCCGCTACAAGCTCGATGACGACGGCGAAGAGGTGACGATCAAGGGCCAGCTAGGCAAAAAGGGCCTCATCATCGGCGGCGGCAGCGTCAAAGCCGAAGACTGGGGCTGGGATTGGGGCTGGGATATCAAGGGCAGCTTCGAGGTAGACAGGATCGCGTAAGCCGAACGTGTGGCCGCGATGAGCATCGAAGACGGCGGGTCCACGAATAGACACGAATGCTCACGAATGAAGAAGGGCAGGGGCCGCGCGGTTTGTCCGCCAGTCCTCATCCTTCTCTATTCGTGAGCATTCGTGTTCATTCGTGGACCACTCTTGCGCGTGCGCCCGTGCAACATTACAAGCCCGCCGTCAGCACTTGCGCCGCCGCGTGGAACACCGCGGCGATGCGGATCGCGTCGTTCACCTGGTCTTCGGTGACGTTGTGCCCCATCAGGGCCTTCTCGTGCGACTGCACGCACATCTCGCAACCATGAATCGCGCTGACGGCAAGTGAATAGAGCTCGAAATCGACCTTCGTCGATGTCGGCTGCATGATCCGGTTCATGCGCAGGCGCGGCGGCTTCTGGCCGTAGCTGGGCTTGTCGACCATGTGCCGAAAGCGGTAGTAGATGTTGTTCATCGCCATCAGCACCGCTGATGCGGCGGCGTCTTCCAGCACCCTGGGCTCGACATGGTTCCGCGCGTCGGCGAGGGTTGCTTCCTTCAGTTGCGGGCTGTTGCACGCTATCGCGCTCGCCACCGCCACGCCCCAGCGCTGATCGACCGACAACGACGAATCGGATAGCACGCTCGACAGGTTGAGCTTGATGTCCTTGGCGTATTCCGGGAACGACTGGCGGAGCGCCTCGAGTGCTTCGAGCATGACAACCTCACAGGAATGACGAATGATGAAAATCGAATGGCGAATGAAGTTCGAATGACGAACGAACAAATGACGAAATGCGGCAGGACAATGAGTGCGGCGAACTGACGAACAAGGCAGCCATCCGGTCGCGCCTTCGTCATTCACTCGTCATTCACTTGTCATCCGCATTCCGTCATTCGTCATTGAGCCGCACCGCGACCTCTACGCTACCTTCAGGGTCGCGTCCCCGTCTTTCCAGTTGCAGGGGCAGAGTTCATCGGTCTGGAGTGCATCGAGCACGCGGATGACTTCGTCCACGTTGCGACCGACCTTCAGGTCGTTGACGCTCGCCCAGCGGATGACACCCTGGGGATCGACGATGTAGGTCGCGCGAAGGGCGACGCCTTCCTCGGGGTGAAGAATGCCGCAGGCGGTGGTCAGCTCGCGCTTGGTGTCGGCGACCATCGGGATCGGCAGGCCGCGGAGGTCGTTGTGATCTTTCCGCCAGGCCAGGTGAACAAACTGGGTGTCGGTGCTGACGCCAAGAACCTGGGTATCGCGGTCGGTGAACTCGCCGTTCTTCCTGCCGAACTCGGCGATCTCGGTCGGGCAGACGAAGGTGAAGTCCATCGGCCAGAAGAAGACGACGAGCCACTTGCCCGGGAAACTGTCGCTGGACAGCTCGGCAAACTCCTTGCCTTTTTCAATGCTGACCACGGACTGGAGCTTGAACTGAGGGAACTGATCGCGAACACCAAGCATGACGAGACTCCATTGATCGTAAATAACCCGGGCGGAGACCGGCACGGGCAACTCATTGCACGTGTATCAGTCAGGACTCACGTCCACCGGTCCGCACGCCTCTTTTTCATCCGCCGGAAAGCCAGGTCGTCCGCAGGACGCGAACGAGCACCACTTTGGAAGTGGCAGAAAGTATCCCACCGAGGTCAGCAGTTCAAACGGGTGCGGCTGAATGGCTTCAATAGGCATTCCCTATTGAAAGCCCTGTGGTTCGGGGCGCAACGGAGGGTAGGTGTCGGCACGGCTCCAGGTGCCTTCCTGTGTAACAATCTGCCTTGTCTGCGTTTAAGGGGTGTGGCGGCGTGCGCCATTGGCGAGGAAACCGAAGCGAATGCGAACCCGGACGGTCGGAATCATCGGTGGCGGGCCCGGCGGGCTGATGACCGCCTACGCGCTTCAAAAAGCCGCGAACTGTCCCGTTCGCATCACCCTGTTCGAAGCGAGCGATCGCGTGGGGGGCAAGATTCTGACCCCCCAGTTCGCGCGTGCCTCGGTTCACTACGAAGCCGGTGCCGCCGAGTTTTATGACTATTCACTGTTCGACGACGACCCGCTGAAGGAGCTGATCGCAGAGATGGGGCTGAGCATTCGGGCGATGGGCGGGCCGGCGACGATCCTGAATGGGCAGATCGTGTCCAACCTGGACGATGTCCGGTCGCACCTGGGACCGCGGGCCGCGTCGGCGTTGTCGGCGTTTGATCGGCTCGCCAAAGATCGCATGACGCCTCAGGAGTTTTACCATTCCGATCACCCGGACGGCTC is part of the Humisphaera borealis genome and encodes:
- a CDS encoding carboxymuconolactone decarboxylase family protein, producing the protein MLEALEALRQSFPEYAKDIKLNLSSVLSDSSLSVDQRWGVAVASAIACNSPQLKEATLADARNHVEPRVLEDAAASAVLMAMNNIYYRFRHMVDKPSYGQKPPRLRMNRIMQPTSTKVDFELYSLAVSAIHGCEMCVQSHEKALMGHNVTEDQVNDAIRIAAVFHAAAQVLTAGL
- a CDS encoding peroxiredoxin, producing MLGVRDQFPQFKLQSVVSIEKGKEFAELSSDSFPGKWLVVFFWPMDFTFVCPTEIAEFGRKNGEFTDRDTQVLGVSTDTQFVHLAWRKDHNDLRGLPIPMVADTKRELTTACGILHPEEGVALRATYIVDPQGVIRWASVNDLKVGRNVDEVIRVLDALQTDELCPCNWKDGDATLKVA